In the genome of Euwallacea fornicatus isolate EFF26 unplaced genomic scaffold, ASM4011564v1 scaffold_65, whole genome shotgun sequence, the window ctaatttgtttattattgataaaGAATATATCACAATACCACCAGGTTGTTACGAGATAGAAGATATAgctaattatataaaaaaggacATTGGAGACAAAAAGACATTTGAGTTAACTGCAAACAATAACACTCTTAGAACACATCTTATTTCATCTGtagatgttaaatttgaagaaggaaCTATAGCAAAACTTTTGGGGTTTGAGTACCAGGACATACCGGCTAATACTTTGACAGTGTCTGATCACCCCGCAGATATCTTTAAGGTGAATGCtataaatatcgattgcagtatAGCTGAAGGGTCTTTTCTAAATGGTACGCCAGTTCATGTAATACATCAGTTTTTTCCTAGTGTACCGcccggttttaaaataatcgaaacccctcagaatgtcatttattttcccgTAATCGTTAACGTTGTAGATAAAATAACAGTGAAACTAGTTGATCAAGAGggcgatttgattaattttcgagGTGAATCCGTGACATTAAGACTTCATCTTAAACGCTTGGACTCACGATGGTAATTCTATATAATAGAACACCTAATTTAGATTTTGTCAGAAGGTTTAATACACCTTGTAAGCAGCAAACCCCCGATAGTACGAAACGATACACAAGAGGGTTAACGTCTTTGAATAAACAGTTTCTTGTTTCCCTaggatttacattaaaaaatggatcatataaacgtccaagaaaaagtttttattgacgACTCAATTTTAAGCTGGGAAGTGCTCTCTTTTGATCCATTCAATCCTACTAAATTGGGGACAAACGATGAAATTAGAATATCCTTACAGCAAACCGGAAAATATCCCTTACCCTGCAAAAGTGAACTTTACATTGAACTAAAGGTTACGAAAGAGGATGGTACGCCACTTACAAACACATACTTGATAAATAATGCCGCggcgtttttattcaaagagttgAGATATGTTCTAAATGGAGTGACAATTGACGCAGTACGAGATGTTGGTATAACAGCAACCCTTAAGGGTTATtcatcatataatttaaatgaaagcgcTAAGCTTCAAAACGCGGGATGGTATCcggtagaaaaagaaaaaagcatcATGACGGACTCTAAcggaaatgtttctttatgtatTCCTCTTAAGATGTACTCTGGTTTCTTTGAAGATtataagaaaatcattttaaattcacatcaaGAATTAATCCTAGTTAGAGCTAACGATGATTCCAATGCATTGGTACAAACGGCAGCATCTACAGAAAAACCGAAACTTACGATAACAAAACTCTGTTGGAGAGTTCCACACTTAACAGTAGCAATTCCTCAGGAATTAGCACTTACAAAAactattgataaaaatactgACATCTTATTAACTTTTCGAAGCTGGGAATTAGTTGAATATCCAGAGTTATTAGAAGCCACCAGACACAATTGGACGGTAAAGACATCGACCAAAGTTGAAACTCCACGCCATGTCATACTCGCATTTCAAAAAGACAAAAGAGGTAATCTTAAAAAGGATATGAGCAAATTTGATCACTGTGACCTACGAAACGTaaatgtgtatttaaattctgaaagataCCC includes:
- the LOC136349774 gene encoding uncharacterized protein, translating into MDHINVQEKVFIDDSILSWEVLSFDPFNPTKLGTNDEIRISLQQTGKYPLPCKSELYIELKVTKEDGTPLTNTYLINNAAAFLFKELRYVLNGVTIDAVRDVGITATLKGYSSYNLNESAKLQNAGWYPVEKEKSIMTDSNGNVSLCIPLKMYSGFFEDYKKIILNSHQELILVRANDDSNALVQTAASTEKPKLTITKLCWRVPHLTVAIPQELALTKTIDKNTDILLTFRSWELVEYPELLEATRHNWTVKTSTKVETPRHVILAFQKDKRGNLKKDMSKFDHCDLRNVNVYLNSERYPYGDLQLDFKNNRFATLYEMFSEFRQVYYNNAQEPIFTPSEFKDKAPLVYINCTHQRDLLQTGSVTMRVEFETAEKVTDKTTAYCLIIHDKIFSYNPLTKIVKQL